The Polaribacter tangerinus genome has a segment encoding these proteins:
- a CDS encoding RagB/SusD family nutrient uptake outer membrane protein gives MKTNNMYSKIKKSILLLAVLFLVVSCEGYLDEQPGTLIDSGYVYNTEEGLKSGVVSLYKFNRDRYDTRVEDFMGAVLMQSRSDLAFSRTGYTGLMGRYQRGISPVDFGANLASRLFWKHFYNLASKATDIINAAEVVEGVDAATKNKIIAEAKFFRAHAYFYLYRMYNNIYVTTESVTVENAFDLIETKSSKEEIFNLLRNDLDFAIEHLDWNVTFGRVSKGTAKHVRAKVAMWEGDFEEAKNQALDVIEDPMSPHALVDETKDVFAGDRNHSEQLFVIQSQDDVIGGGNTTMMNANFVTQYFQIPGIESNIEQGGRGFSRVLPNRYLQDLLAADPNDTRDDNTYFRLNYYYTSGANTGQLIDIYKPITPANPSGVQYQRYYQRLHPSCIKFAQEDDEPESYLQRSNIMVYRLAETYLIAAEAIMKTTGDPLPYINAIRKRAKAAELTSVDEQAILDERARELAFEGQRWFTLKRMGQAVINRQMRNYAGDGNFFPANLGAKDPRTNWQDHFINWPIFQQDLDLLGPNYPQNEGYN, from the coding sequence ATGAAAACAAATAATATGTATTCGAAAATTAAAAAAAGTATACTACTACTTGCAGTTTTGTTTCTAGTGGTTTCTTGTGAAGGTTATTTAGATGAGCAACCAGGAACCCTAATAGACTCTGGCTATGTATACAATACAGAAGAAGGTTTAAAGTCTGGTGTTGTTAGTTTGTATAAGTTCAATAGAGACAGATACGACACTAGAGTAGAAGATTTTATGGGAGCTGTTTTAATGCAGTCAAGATCAGATTTAGCATTTAGTAGAACTGGGTATACCGGTTTAATGGGAAGATATCAAAGAGGAATATCTCCGGTAGATTTTGGTGCAAACTTAGCGTCTAGATTATTTTGGAAACATTTCTATAATTTAGCAAGTAAAGCTACAGACATTATTAACGCTGCAGAAGTTGTAGAAGGAGTAGATGCTGCAACAAAAAATAAAATTATTGCAGAAGCAAAATTTTTTAGAGCACATGCATACTTCTATTTGTATAGAATGTACAACAATATTTATGTAACTACAGAGTCTGTTACTGTAGAGAATGCTTTCGATTTAATTGAAACAAAATCATCTAAAGAAGAAATTTTTAACCTTCTAAGAAATGATCTAGATTTTGCTATTGAGCATTTAGATTGGAATGTTACATTTGGAAGAGTTTCTAAAGGAACAGCTAAACACGTAAGAGCAAAAGTAGCAATGTGGGAAGGTGATTTTGAAGAAGCAAAAAATCAGGCACTTGATGTTATAGAAGATCCAATGAGTCCTCATGCTTTAGTAGATGAAACTAAAGATGTTTTTGCAGGAGATAGAAATCACTCAGAACAATTGTTTGTAATTCAATCTCAAGATGATGTTATAGGAGGCGGTAATACCACCATGATGAATGCGAATTTTGTAACACAGTATTTTCAAATTCCAGGAATAGAATCGAATATTGAGCAAGGTGGTAGAGGTTTTTCTAGAGTTTTACCAAACAGATATTTACAAGATTTATTAGCTGCAGACCCAAATGATACAAGAGATGATAATACTTATTTTAGGCTAAATTACTATTATACTTCTGGGGCAAATACAGGGCAATTAATAGATATTTATAAACCTATTACTCCTGCAAATCCATCTGGTGTTCAATATCAAAGATATTACCAAAGGTTACACCCTTCTTGTATTAAATTTGCACAAGAAGATGATGAGCCAGAGTCTTATTTACAAAGAAGCAATATTATGGTTTACAGGTTAGCTGAAACTTATTTAATTGCAGCAGAAGCAATTATGAAAACGACAGGAGATCCATTGCCATATATTAATGCCATTAGAAAAAGAGCAAAAGCTGCAGAATTAACCTCAGTAGATGAGCAAGCTATTTTAGATGAAAGAGCTAGAGAATTAGCATTTGAAGGACAAAGATGGTTTACTTTAAAAAGAATGGGGCAAGCAGTAATTAATCGTCAAATGAGAAATTATGCAGGTGATGGCAATTTCTTTCCTGCAAATTTAGGCGCTAAAGATCCAAGAACAAATTGGCAAGACCATTTTATTAACTGGCCAATTTTTCAACAAGATTTAGATTTGTTAGGTCCTAATTATCCTCAAAACGAAGGATACAACTAA